The genomic DNA TGCCGCTGAGCAATTGCACCTCGACATCCGGGTTGCCGGCTTCCGCGACAACCGAGGCAATCCCGGTGTCCGGTCCGACGAATGAAACCTGGTTCCACGGCTCGGCGCGCGTGATTCCGGCAATCACCTCCAGTTTGAACCTGTACCTGCCCGCGCGCGCCGCGACGAGCCGGTATTGTTTGCCTTCCCGCACGATGCGCAGGCCGGCCGGGAGTTTCGCCGGCATCACCGCGACCTCGCCTTCGAACAACACGACCGAAGCCCCGTCCTTGCCGGAGCACTCGGCGTCAATGTCCACCATGAACTTCGCCTCGTCGTCGCCCAGCCGGCCGTCATAGCGGATTTCGCGGAGCAACAGATCGGAGCCGGGCGATGCAGCCGGCGAGTTGGTGGACAGTGGCGGCTGCCCGTCAGCCGGCAGGGCGACAGGCAGGATCAGCAGCAGGCAGAGTTTGGTGAGTGAGCGCATAATGACCTCCAGTTGATGAGTGAATCCAAAACAGGCGGCGAAGCCCGGTTCATAAATCAGGTTTAGCATGACCGCCGCCCGGTCTATGTGAACGCGTGGTAAATGAGTTGTAAAAGAATTGTGCGTGCGAATCATCCGGGCCGGGATGAACTTCGCGCAAAATGCGTGAAGATTTTCCGGATGACCGAAACCATTTGATTGACCACATGCCGCGTTAGACGGAGCCTCGAAACAATTGCTCCCGCCGCTTGTTTCCATGTGGGGGACGGGTCGCCAGCAAATGCTGGTCAATACGCCCCGACTCCGCTAAACTGGAATCCCGATGAACCCCAATGCCGAAGCCGAGTTGATCGCCCGGTGTCGCCAGGGTGAGGCACGGGCCTGGGATGAATTGTTCGACCGGCATTACGCTGCCGCGGGACGGTTTGTGTTCCAACTCGCGCCCGACTTCAACCGCGAGGATGTGGAGGAAATCTGCCAGGAAACATTTCTGTCCGCGATCAAGGCCCTCGACTTGTTCAACGGCCGAAGCCAGTTGCAAACCTGGCTGTTCCGCATCGCCGCCAACAAGGCGCGCGATTACCGCAAGCGCCAGCGCGCCGCCAAACGGGGCGGCGGACAAATAACGGTTTCGCTGCAGGCCGAAGACCCGGAGAACGGTCTGACCCTGGACCCCCCGACCCCCCTGCCGGCGCCCGACGCGACCCTGATGAACGCCGAGCGAATCGCGCTGACCCGCGCCGCGCTCGACCAGCTCGGCGAGCCTTGCCGCGAGATCATCGAACTGCGCTACTTCGCCGACCTGAGCTATGACGAAATCGGCAACGAGTTGCAGTTGAACGTGAAGACCGTGAGTTCGCGTCTCAGCAAATGCCTCGACCGACTCGAAGAGATTGCGCGCGGCCTGTTTTCGAGGGAGAATATTACCCAGACTTCCGTCTAACGGCCTGAACGAAATGCCAGACGAACCCAACAGAAGCGTGGATGAGCAGCTGAAAGCCTGGGCGCAAAAGCGCCGCGGGGAAGCAGGCGCGCCGGTTGAATTACACCCGGCCACGCGCAAACTGTTTCAGGACGAAGTGGCGCGGACCTTTCCAAAAAAAACCCCTGAACTACCCGCTCCGTCCGGCGGCTGGCTGAAGTTGTTCTGGCCTCGCCTCGCCCTGGCCG from Candidatus Angelobacter sp. includes the following:
- a CDS encoding sigma-70 family RNA polymerase sigma factor is translated as MNPNAEAELIARCRQGEARAWDELFDRHYAAAGRFVFQLAPDFNREDVEEICQETFLSAIKALDLFNGRSQLQTWLFRIAANKARDYRKRQRAAKRGGGQITVSLQAEDPENGLTLDPPTPLPAPDATLMNAERIALTRAALDQLGEPCREIIELRYFADLSYDEIGNELQLNVKTVSSRLSKCLDRLEEIARGLFSRENITQTSV